In Micropterus dolomieu isolate WLL.071019.BEF.003 ecotype Adirondacks linkage group LG09, ASM2129224v1, whole genome shotgun sequence, the DNA window GAGTAAATTCAGGGTTTAAAGCCCTAGCGGTAATGAAACCATGCTGCCCTCAAACAGAGTCCCCATGCTGCTTGCCTTGTTTGTGACAGATTTACTTCATTACAAATATTGATTAATTCAGCGATCATTTATCAAAGGCGTAAAAAGGTTTGTGTTAAAGGTTTATGAATGGCACGTTGCTTCTTGACTGTCATGGGTTTGAGAGTGCCAGTCTCAGTACACCTCTTGCTTCCACGTCGCAGTAATTATCTTCCCTTTACAGGAGATCTACAAGGACCGAAAGAAGTTCTCAGAGCAGGTTTTTAAGGTGGCTTCCTCTGACCTGGTCAACATGGGCATCAGCGTGGTCAGCTACACGCTCAAAGATGTCCACGACGATCAGGTATCCGCATATCTTCAAACAAGTATTTTTCAATTTGTAGTTTTATTACTTATACTTTTAGAATTTATGCTTGATTTAATGTGGCTTTAGTGGGTGGGAAAAGATGACTATCGTAATCCTAATATAACACCCAAAACAATCATACAGACTGTCGaggtaaatatataaaatagaaGACATTTTCTGAATCTTGGATTAAATCTGTCTTGAATTTCTGGTGCACAGGATTATCTGCATTCACTGGGGAAGGCTCGAACAGCCCAGGTACAGAAAGACGCTCGCATTGGAGAAGCCAAGAACAAGAGAGATGCTGTGATCAGGGTGAGATATAAATCTCGTTGTCTCCCTCCTCCAGGATGCTGTTATTCCTGTGAAGTCTCATTTCAACATAAAAACTCATTCTGAAGCAGGCAGAAAAAGGATTTATTGgaattatgttatttattttgagaAGCAGTAATAGTGCCTGCAGCATGTGATACAGGCCGTCTTGATGATCATCATGTTTTTAGAGTAGTCTGTTTTGCTTAGTCACAatgatgtttgtatgtttgtatttttagcaTCTTCTTCCTGTTTATCCTATTTTCAAGTTTTATTCCCATTGATCCctatttcctcttcctctctctctctctctctgcaggaagCCCATGCAATGCAAGAGAAAGTCTCGGCTCAGTACAAGAATGAGATCGACATGGCAAAGGCCCAGAGGGACTATGAGCTGAAGAAGGCAGCCTACGACATTGAGGTCAACACTAAGAAGGCTGAGTCAGAGATGGCCTACCAGCTGCAGGTACACACAAGTGaataataacattattatttgaACAGTGATGTTGTGGAGCTTGGTAGTGTAAAGTTTGAGCCAGAGTTTGTGCCTTACAAAGCATTGATCAGCATCTGGGAAGTTACTAGCTTGTATCTCAGCTACGTGTTGCACATGTAAACACCAGATTCTGTTTTCAGAAACCTGGACAAGCCCTTATCCCGGTTTTTAGAAATACCCACTGGAtctaatattttataatattgaATGACAAAATATCAATTATAATTATATTGCGTAACTTTCTTTGCCAGGTAGCGAAGACGAAGCAACGTATTGAGGAGGAGAAGATGCAGGTCCAGGTGGTTGAGCGAGCGCAGCAAATCATGCTGCAGGAGCAGGAGATCACCCGCAGGGAGAAGGAGCTGGAGGCCAAGGTGAAGAAACCTGCAGACGCTGAGAGGTACCGCCTGGAGAAACTGGCTGAGGCTCAGCGGTGAGTTGTGCAAAGCTTGTTGTGTTATAGTTGCTCTTCCAAAACAACAGGGTAGTGTTGTGAGTAGGCAGGTGGTCTCTAGTTTCAGACCCCTGTGTTTGCTTTACATTCTTTCTGTTGATGTGTTTCTAGGCAAGAAACTGAATCCCTGTTGTTTTGTAGCTGAGCTGACTCTTGTGCAGGattgcagaaatgtttttgCTGGAGATCAGTTGTCATCTCTATTTTAGCAAAGCTTCTGTCTGTCGACTGCTAACCCTCCTTTTAATGTTAGTTAGTCGGCTTTCTACAACTACTATTCGCACAGATAGATGAGATACTTAATGAAATGGCAAGGTATATTAAAACAAGACGGTTGGAACTTTAGGCAGATCTTTGCCCTCTTTGCCATATAACTGCACTTTTGAGAATGTTAAGTAAAATTCTGGTTAATTGAAAATAAAGATCAGACACGAGTCGCTCCTCATGTTGTAGTATTATCCATGATACAGTAGTATCATAGTTCTGTATGGTTTATTATTGGCCAATCTGCTCTTGCTCTGAATctgcatttctttctctctctgttcagtCTTAAGTTGATCATGGAGGCAGAGGCCGAAGCTGAGTCCATCAGGGTGAGTCACAGAATCCCATCTCGACTGTCATTAGTTTTTGAAATAGTTtaaaattgagctaatgttaagaaATGTTTGTCTTCTTGTGTGTAAACCTTATTTACAAAGAATTGCCGATGGGAGTTGTCCTTTGTGGGACAGTGTATCCTGGTAAAGGAAGCCCGTCCTCTTGTCTCCTCCAGATTAAAGGTGAGGCTGAGGCGTTTGCAGTGGAGGCGAAGGGTCGCGCTGAGGCAGAGCAGATGGCAAAGAAGGCAGAGGCTTTCGAGCAGTACAAGGATGGAGCCATGGTGGACATGCTGCTGGAGAAACTGCCTCTGGTGAGAGACAACATACTGCACTCTAGTGGAGTGAAGCAGAAGTGTCATCTTGGAGAGAGATTAACGTGATTGAGTCCCCTTTAGGATACCACCATCTGATCTTCCCGTCTTTGACTTGGCAGACCAGGAGTGAAATTGTCGTTTCTTCTGATAAGTGATGAAACATACTTGCCAGTTCTTAttatttctctccctctcactgctGTTCTCCTGGAGTTTCAAATCAC includes these proteins:
- the flot1a gene encoding flotillin-1a isoform X1; this encodes MFYTCGPNEAMVVSGFCRSPPLMIAGGRVFVVPCIQQIQRISLNTLTLNVKSDKVYTRHGVPVSVTGIAQMKIQGQNKQMLAAACQMFMGKSEAEIAHIALETLEGHQRAIIAHLTVEEIYKDRKKFSEQVFKVASSDLVNMGISVVSYTLKDVHDDQDYLHSLGKARTAQVQKDARIGEAKNKRDAVIREAHAMQEKVSAQYKNEIDMAKAQRDYELKKAAYDIEVNTKKAESEMAYQLQVAKTKQRIEEEKMQVQVVERAQQIMLQEQEITRREKELEAKVKKPADAERYRLEKLAEAQRLKLIMEAEAEAESIRIKGEAEAFAVEAKGRAEAEQMAKKAEAFEQYKDGAMVDMLLEKLPLMAEEISKPLCEANKVTMVSSGGGEVGAAKLSGEVLEIMTRLPDMVEKLTGVNISQVTSRTG
- the flot1a gene encoding flotillin-1a isoform X2 translates to MIAGGRVFVVPCIQQIQRISLNTLTLNVKSDKVYTRHGVPVSVTGIAQMKIQGQNKQMLAAACQMFMGKSEAEIAHIALETLEGHQRAIIAHLTVEEIYKDRKKFSEQVFKVASSDLVNMGISVVSYTLKDVHDDQDYLHSLGKARTAQVQKDARIGEAKNKRDAVIREAHAMQEKVSAQYKNEIDMAKAQRDYELKKAAYDIEVNTKKAESEMAYQLQVAKTKQRIEEEKMQVQVVERAQQIMLQEQEITRREKELEAKVKKPADAERYRLEKLAEAQRLKLIMEAEAEAESIRIKGEAEAFAVEAKGRAEAEQMAKKAEAFEQYKDGAMVDMLLEKLPLMAEEISKPLCEANKVTMVSSGGGEVGAAKLSGEVLEIMTRLPDMVEKLTGVNISQVTSRTG